Proteins encoded in a region of the Sander lucioperca isolate FBNREF2018 chromosome 18, SLUC_FBN_1.2, whole genome shotgun sequence genome:
- the si:dkey-196h17.9 gene encoding tumor necrosis factor alpha-induced protein 2 isoform X3, with amino-acid sequence MGDVMGNPFTAVIRDERAADSQMKAALSRNVQHSKDTAACVKPFKLEMKPWKTKFRRRDSRRPLLENNNNNNNNDENQQDGTCCDSVVAQNNSNRNEERHLQSEKQLNGQPLAELLGVAPDADSIQRYVSLHFPKPPVDVDQNLPQHLLNVQETVHKELVKLGPLLKPMGLMECLIESYHRQTFEHLDDLLNKINSSKNCFALMMWLRDTYLSQEPCDQSDLHEMDPIKIVDMLLFTECAAKAKDKLLEHVKKEVRGILEGILQHERSTEAYDELNLDTIQCIDAMHRAARTISQKLSDYVQEVCFLELGMFLESYTTVHCEILEKKAKMDKPETKHFFKTLNNCNKLKQYVQTKAKGTLLKETKDHSIFEETVAMLEDMEDSTLKLLMTIVANTAKSHLKRYFNSDSKEFFLLIEEVKSLFSELSCCQDIGLQKRVIDEAYKLIAHVYLKYLIKSKQSKLRKCWSPNVGQTVAKDAKILHDTFSVLAPGVRQWNLMLLKVKDLLECESSDTTKLMVGSMQIDCCTWSEDLELLPKLLQWKGLSQQEVKEVLKVLEDLPR; translated from the exons ATGGGTGATGTTATGGGAAACCCCTTTACTGCCGTTATAAGGGATGAAAGAGCTGCTGACTCACAAATGAAAGCAGCCCTGAGCAGAAACGTGCAGCACTCCAAAGACACAGCAGCTTGTGTGAAACCTTTCAAACTGGAGATGAAACCGTGGAAGACAAAATTTAGGAGGAGGGACAGCAGGAGACCTTTACTAgagaataacaacaacaacaacaacaacgatg aaaaCCAACAGGATGGTACCTGTTGTGACAGCGTTGTGGCTCAGAACAATTCCAATAGGAACGAGGAACGACACCTGCAGAGTGAAAAACAGCTCAACGGTCAGCCGCTAGCTGAACTTCTGGGTGTGGCCCCCGATGCCGACAGCATACAAAGATATGTGTCCCTGCACTTCCCAAAGCCACCAGTAGATGTGGACCAGAACCTCCCTCAGCACCTGTTAAATGTGCAGGAAACTGTGCACAAAGAGCTTGTAAAGCTGGGTCCCCTGTTGAAACCAATGGGGTTGATGGAATGTCTGATTGAAAGCTACCATCGTCAGACATTTGAACACCTCGATGATCTACTCAACAAAATCAACTCCTCCAAGAATTGCTTTGCGCTGATGATGTGGCTCCGAGATACATATCTGAG TCAGGAGCCATGTGATCAGTCTGACCTGCATGAAATGGATCCCATTAAAATAGTTGACATGCTGCTGTTCACAGAGTGTGCAGCAAAAGCAAAGGACAAACTGCTGGAACATGTAAAG AAGGAGGTCAGAGGGATCCTCGAGGGAATCCTGCAGCATGAGAGAAGCACAGAAGCTTACGATGAACTTAATCTGGACACTATTCAG TGCATTGATGCCATGCACAGAGCAGCACGAACAATCAGCCAAAAACTCTCTGACTACGTGCAGGAGGTTTGTTTCCTAGAGCTGGGGATGTTTCTGGAGAG CTACACCACTGTGCACTGTGAGATTCTtgaaaagaaagcaaaaatgGACAAACCAGAAACAAAACACTTCTTTAAGACTTTGAACAACTGTAATAAACTCAA GCAGTATGTCCAGACCAAAGCTAAAGGCACCCTTCTCAAGGAAACCAAAGACCATAGCATCTTTGAGGAAACCGTGGCAATGCTTGAAGACATGGAGGATTCGACTTTGAAACTTCTGATGACAATCGTAGCTAACACTGCAAAG AGCCACCTTAAGAGATACTTCAATTCAGACAGCAAGGAATTCTTCCTCCTAATCGAGGAAGTAAAGAGTCTTTTCTCTGAGCTGTCATGCTGTCAGGATATAGGCCTACAAAAG AGAGTGATAGACGAGGCCTACAAGCTCATCGCTCACGTTTACCTGAAATATCTTATCAAAAGCAAACAGAGCAAATTGAGAAAGTGCTGGAGTCCAAATGTTGGACAAACAGTCGCTAAGGATGCAAAGATTCTTCACGACACCTTCTCTGTCCTG GCTCCTGGTGTCCGACAGTGGAACCTCATGCTGCTGAAAGTCAAAGACCTGTTGGAGTGTGAAAGCAGTGACACGACAAAGCTGATGGTTGGAAGCATGCAGATAGACTGTTGCACATGGAG TGAGGACCTGGAGCTCCTGCCCAAACTGCTGCAATGGAAAGGTCTCTCTCAACAGGAGGTTAAGGAGGTGCTGAAGGTCCTGGAGGACCTCCCTAGATAA
- the si:dkey-196h17.9 gene encoding tumor necrosis factor alpha-induced protein 2 isoform X1, giving the protein MGDVMGNPFTAVIRDERAADSQMKAALSRNVQHSKDTAACVKPFKLEMKPWKTKFRRRDSRRPLLENNNNNNNNDENQQDGTCCDSVVAQNNSNRNEERHLQSEKQLNGQPLAELLGVAPDADSIQRYVSLHFPKPPVDVDQNLPQHLLNVQETVHKELVKLGPLLKPMGLMECLIESYHRQTFEHLDDLLNKINSSKNCFALMMWLRDTYLSQEPCDQSDLHEMDPIKIVDMLLFTECAAKAKDKLLEHVKKEVRGILEGILQHERSTEAYDELYLDIIQCIDAMHRAAQKISQKLSDYVQEVCFLELGMFLESYTTVHCEILEKKAKMDKPETKHFFKTLNNCNKLKQYVQTKAKGTLLKETKDHSIFEETVAMLEDMEDSTLKLLMTIVANTAKSHLNRYFKSDNKEFFLLIEEVKSLFSELSCCQDIGLQKRVIDEAYKLIAHFYLKHLIQSKQSKLRKCWSPNVGQTVAEDAEILHDTFSVLAPGVRQWNLMLLKVKDLLECESSDTTKLVVGSMQIDCCTWSEDLELLPKLLQWKGLSGREVREVLKVLEDLPGYQPTPRPRSVFWFGCLTG; this is encoded by the exons ATGGGTGATGTTATGGGAAACCCCTTTACTGCCGTTATAAGGGATGAAAGAGCTGCTGACTCACAAATGAAAGCAGCCCTGAGCAGAAACGTGCAGCACTCCAAAGACACAGCAGCTTGTGTGAAACCTTTCAAACTGGAGATGAAACCGTGGAAGACAAAATTTAGGAGGAGGGACAGCAGGAGACCTTTACTAgagaataacaacaacaacaacaacaacgatg aaaaCCAACAGGATGGTACCTGTTGTGACAGCGTTGTGGCTCAGAACAATTCCAATAGGAACGAGGAACGACACCTGCAGAGTGAAAAACAGCTCAACGGTCAGCCGCTAGCTGAACTTCTGGGTGTGGCCCCCGATGCCGACAGCATACAAAGATATGTGTCCCTGCACTTCCCAAAGCCACCAGTAGATGTGGACCAGAACCTCCCTCAGCACCTGTTAAATGTGCAGGAAACTGTGCACAAAGAGCTTGTAAAGCTGGGTCCCCTGTTGAAACCAATGGGGTTGATGGAATGTCTGATTGAAAGCTACCATCGTCAGACATTTGAACACCTCGATGATCTACTCAACAAAATCAACTCCTCCAAGAATTGCTTTGCGCTGATGATGTGGCTCCGAGATACATATCTGAG TCAGGAGCCATGTGATCAGTCTGACCTGCATGAAATGGATCCCATTAAAATAGTTGACATGCTGCTGTTCACAGAGTGTGCAGCAAAAGCAAAGGACAAACTGCTGGAACATGTAAAG AAGGAGGTCAGAGGGATACTCGAGGGAATCCTGCAGCATGAGAGAAGCACAGAAGCTTACGATGAACTTTATCTGGACATTATTCAG TGCATTGATGCCATGCACAGAGCAGCACAAAAAATCAGCCAAAAACTATCTGACTACGTGCAGGAGGTTTGTTTCCTAGAGCTGGGGATGTTTCTGGAGAG CTACACCACTGTGCACTGTGAGATTCTtgaaaagaaagcaaaaatgGACAAACCAGAAACAAAACACTTCTTTAAGACTTTGAACAACTGTAATAAACTCAA GCAGTATGTCCAGACCAAAGCTAAAGGCACCCTTCTCAAGGAAACCAAAGACCATAGCATCTTTGAGGAAACCGTGGCAATGCTTGAAGACATGGAGGATTCGACTTTGAAACTTCTGATGACAATCGTAGCTAACACTGCAAAG AGCCACCTTAACAGATACTTCAAATCAGACAACAAGGAATTCTTCCTCCTAATCGAGGAAGTAAAGAGTCTTTTCTCTGAGCTGTCATGCTGTCAGGATATAGGCCTACAAAAG AGAGTGATAGACGAGGCCTACAAGCTCATCGCTCACTTTTACCTGAAACATCTTATCCAAAGCAAACAGAGCAAATTGAGAAAGTGCTGGAGTCCAAATGTTGGACAAACAGTCGCTGAAGATGCAGAGATTCTTCACGACACCTTCTCTGTCCTG GCTCCTGGTGTCCGACAGTGGAACCTCATGCTGCTGAAAGTCAAAGACCTGTTGGAGTGTGAAAGCAGCGACACAACAAAGCTGGTGGTTGGAAGCATGCAGATAGACTGTTGCACATGGAG CGAGGACCTGGAGCTCCTGCCCAAACTGCTGCAATGGAAAGGTCTCTCTGGACGGGAGGTTAGGGAGGTGCTGAAGGTCCTGGAGGACCTCCCTGGATATCAACCCACACCCAGACCCAGATCTGTTTTCTGGTTCGGTTGTCTTACTGGCTAG
- the si:dkey-196h17.9 gene encoding tumor necrosis factor alpha-induced protein 2 isoform X2 — MGDVMGNPFTAVIRDERAADSQMKAALSRNVQHSKDTAACVKPFKLEMKPWKTKFRRRDSRRPLLENNNNNNNNDENQQDGTCCDSVVAQNNSNRNEERHLQSEKQLNGQPLAELLGVAPDADSIQRYVSLHFPKPPVDVDQNLPQHLLNVQETVHKELVKLGPLLKPMGLMECLIESYHRQTFEHLDDLLNKINSSKNCFALMMWLRDTYLSQEPCDQSDLHEMDPIKIVDMLLFTECAAKAKDKLLEHVKKEVRGILEGILQHERSTEAYDELYLDIIQCIDAMHRAAQKISQKLSDYVQEVCFLELGMFLESYTTVHCEILEKKAKMDKPETKHFFKTLNNCNKLKQYVQTKAKGTLLKETKDHSIFEETVAMLEDMEDSTLKLLMTIVANTAKSHLNRYFKSDNKEFFLLIEEVKSLFSELSCCQDIGLQKRVIDEAYKLIAHFYLKHLIQSKQSKLRKCWSPNVGQTVAEDAEILHDTFSVLAPGVRQWNLMLLKVKDLLECESSDTTKLMVGSMQIDCCTWSEDLELLPKLLQWKGLSQQEVKEVLKVLEDLPR; from the exons ATGGGTGATGTTATGGGAAACCCCTTTACTGCCGTTATAAGGGATGAAAGAGCTGCTGACTCACAAATGAAAGCAGCCCTGAGCAGAAACGTGCAGCACTCCAAAGACACAGCAGCTTGTGTGAAACCTTTCAAACTGGAGATGAAACCGTGGAAGACAAAATTTAGGAGGAGGGACAGCAGGAGACCTTTACTAgagaataacaacaacaacaacaacaacgatg aaaaCCAACAGGATGGTACCTGTTGTGACAGCGTTGTGGCTCAGAACAATTCCAATAGGAACGAGGAACGACACCTGCAGAGTGAAAAACAGCTCAACGGTCAGCCGCTAGCTGAACTTCTGGGTGTGGCCCCCGATGCCGACAGCATACAAAGATATGTGTCCCTGCACTTCCCAAAGCCACCAGTAGATGTGGACCAGAACCTCCCTCAGCACCTGTTAAATGTGCAGGAAACTGTGCACAAAGAGCTTGTAAAGCTGGGTCCCCTGTTGAAACCAATGGGGTTGATGGAATGTCTGATTGAAAGCTACCATCGTCAGACATTTGAACACCTCGATGATCTACTCAACAAAATCAACTCCTCCAAGAATTGCTTTGCGCTGATGATGTGGCTCCGAGATACATATCTGAG TCAGGAGCCATGTGATCAGTCTGACCTGCATGAAATGGATCCCATTAAAATAGTTGACATGCTGCTGTTCACAGAGTGTGCAGCAAAAGCAAAGGACAAACTGCTGGAACATGTAAAG AAGGAGGTCAGAGGGATACTCGAGGGAATCCTGCAGCATGAGAGAAGCACAGAAGCTTACGATGAACTTTATCTGGACATTATTCAG TGCATTGATGCCATGCACAGAGCAGCACAAAAAATCAGCCAAAAACTATCTGACTACGTGCAGGAGGTTTGTTTCCTAGAGCTGGGGATGTTTCTGGAGAG CTACACCACTGTGCACTGTGAGATTCTtgaaaagaaagcaaaaatgGACAAACCAGAAACAAAACACTTCTTTAAGACTTTGAACAACTGTAATAAACTCAA GCAGTATGTCCAGACCAAAGCTAAAGGCACCCTTCTCAAGGAAACCAAAGACCATAGCATCTTTGAGGAAACCGTGGCAATGCTTGAAGACATGGAGGATTCGACTTTGAAACTTCTGATGACAATCGTAGCTAACACTGCAAAG AGCCACCTTAACAGATACTTCAAATCAGACAACAAGGAATTCTTCCTCCTAATCGAGGAAGTAAAGAGTCTTTTCTCTGAGCTGTCATGCTGTCAGGATATAGGCCTACAAAAG AGAGTGATAGACGAGGCCTACAAGCTCATCGCTCACTTTTACCTGAAACATCTTATCCAAAGCAAACAGAGCAAATTGAGAAAGTGCTGGAGTCCAAATGTTGGACAAACAGTCGCTGAAGATGCAGAGATTCTTCACGACACCTTCTCTGTCCTG GCTCCTGGTGTCCGACAGTGGAACCTCATGCTGCTGAAAGTCAAAGACCTGTTGGAGTGTGAAAGCAGTGACACGACAAAGCTGATGGTTGGAAGCATGCAGATAGACTGTTGCACATGGAG TGAGGACCTGGAGCTCCTGCCCAAACTGCTGCAATGGAAAGGTCTCTCTCAACAGGAGGTTAAGGAGGTGCTGAAGGTCCTGGAGGACCTCCCTAGATAA